The DNA region TCGGTGGGCAACACGGTGGTGGTGTATAAATCTTCGTCATCATCCAGATAAATAGGCTGTTTCAGCCGGTATACGGAGATGCGTTGCTGTGTCAGCGTATCGCCCCAGAAGTGGCCGGAGGGCGTCATCCGCAGTACGAGTGAGTCGAAGCTATAGCTGTAGTTCTCGTTGGGCGTGAAACTGTTTGCGGAGTATTCGGCATAGTAGGTGGCAGAGGCTTCGCCCCATGACGGGTCCTTGTAATGCCCCAGCTGGCAGATGCTGTCTCCCCTGGTTTCTATGGAGTCCATAAGAATGGTGCTGATATCCACGGTGCAGGTGTCTACATATATATTGTAGAAAGAACTGTCGACCAGGCTTTTGCCCAGTTCTGAGTTTTCGTCCTGGCAGGCGCAGACGGCGGCGATCGTTATAATCAGGCTATACAATAACTTTTTCATTGTTCATAGTGTTTTTGAGCTACGAGTTACAAGCTACGAGCTACAAGTGGCTGCGCTATCATACCGAAAGGCACTTGTAGCCAGTAGCTCGTAACTCTTAAATTCTTTCGCAAAGGAAAATGAAATCTTCCATATCTTCCTATTAAAATCGGCTATCGGGCGGGTTTTATCGGTAAAGCTATTTACCGAAAAATTAGTGCTGTTTGTCGGTTATATTTGCTGATGAAGTGCCTGCCGCCTACTTTTGCTACCAAAAATATAGTAATCAAAATAAGTTCTGAAGAAAAAATGAATCGACTATTATTTGGAATGATGCTGCTGGCGGTTGGATGCCTGGCCGGCAGTTGTACGGACGACGATGAATACACCCAGGGTGTATGGATGAGAAGGTCGGACCTGAACGGGGTTGCACGGGGACAAGCCAGTAGTTTCACCATCGATAATAAAGGCTATCTGTGCTGCGGCTTCCGTGGGACGAACAAGACGTACCTGAAGGACCTTTGGGTGTACGACATCAACAATGATTATTGGACACAATGCGCCGATATGCCCGATGAGGCGCAAGGTCGCCACAGTGCCGCCTCGTTTGCTCTGAATGGAAAAGGATACATTAGCACTGGTGTCCAGAAAAATGAGTCTACGAACCTGGCAGATACTTGGGAGTATGATCCCAATACAGACACCTGGACGCAGAAAGATGACTTTGGCGGAGGTGCACGTTATGGCGCACTGGCTTTTTCCATCGGAGAATATGGCTATGTGGGTACGGGTTATAATGACAACTACCTGAAAGACTTTTATCGTTTCGACCCTAATGCTGCTACCGGACAGCAATGGACAATCGTGAATGGATTCGGTGGATATAAACGCCGGTACGGTACAGCTTTCGTTATAGATGATGTGGCTTACATCTGTTGTGGGGAGAACAACAGTACTCTGGTAGACGATTTATGGAAGTTCGATGGTAGCGATTGGAAGCAGTTGCGCG from Bacteroides sp. MSB163 includes:
- a CDS encoding Kelch repeat-containing protein, which gives rise to MNRLLFGMMLLAVGCLAGSCTDDDEYTQGVWMRRSDLNGVARGQASSFTIDNKGYLCCGFRGTNKTYLKDLWVYDINNDYWTQCADMPDEAQGRHSAASFALNGKGYISTGVQKNESTNLADTWEYDPNTDTWTQKDDFGGGARYGALAFSIGEYGYVGTGYNDNYLKDFYRFDPNAATGQQWTIVNGFGGYKRRYGTAFVIDDVAYICCGENNSTLVDDLWKFDGSDWKQLRDIADNDSDEDYDDDYAITRAGTVSFVIDGRGYIATGTRSGVTSDYWVYDPEEDLWYGDSDDDYTPMTNVHNVSSGGSSRSYAVSFSTGKRGFVLSGSSGTSYFDDVYELLPYEQEDVD